Proteins encoded by one window of Rhineura floridana isolate rRhiFlo1 chromosome 9, rRhiFlo1.hap2, whole genome shotgun sequence:
- the LOC133364361 gene encoding placenta-specific gene 8 protein-like — MEMTYQPAIVTQPQSHVTTRSFEWQTDLCDCGSDCCICLCGAFCFCCLGCKVAKDMEECCCCGPSVAMRTRYRTLYRIPGSICNDCATVTFCAPCNLCQLKRDINRRKQLGIF; from the exons ATGGAAATGACGTATCAGCCAGCTATTGTTACCCAGCCACAAAGCCACGTAACAACACGGAGTTTTGAGTGGCAGACTGATCTTTGTGACTGCGGCAGTGACTGTTGTATCT GCCTGTGTGGAGCATTCTGCTTCTGTTGCCTCGGATGCAAAGTTGCCAAGGACATGGAGGAATGCTGTTGCTGTGGGCCAAGTGTTGCCATGAGGACTCGTTACCGGACTTTGTACAGGATACCG GGATCCATCTGCAATGACTGCGCCACAGTCACCTTCTGTGCCCCCTGTAATCTTTGTCAGCTCAAGAGAGATATCAACAGGAGGAAACAATTAGGGATATTCTAG